CCAGCCACGTGCCGCAGCCGACGTGCCACGCGGTGGCGTTCCACGGCCGACCCCACCGACTTGGCGATAATCAGTCCGACGCGCGGCCCACCGCCACTCCCACGCCACCAATAAACGACCATGTCAGACCGCACGGTACGCATCCCGTGCTTCACCGTTGTTTCAAAATCCGCTGACCGCCTCATGCGGTTGCGTGCACGAAGCACCGCAAATAAGCCCGGTGTTGCAATCAAGCACTGAGCGTGCGCCGACCCTTGCGTCGCCGGCTGGACACAATTGACCTCCCGGCGCGGGTACGCATCCGTAAGCGGAAACCGTGAACACGAGCTCGCCGCCGGTTGTTCGGCTGGAAGGTCCTTTTGCCCTTGGTCACGGGCGTCTCCTCGCTATGTCTGGCAACATCACCATCCGGCCACTCACTGCCTTCCAACTCGATTGGCCCGCGGGACAGTCGGAGGTGGTTTTCGCTGCTGGCCGGCGCGGTCCCTGGACTAATCCAGGTCG
Above is a window of Mycobacterium tuberculosis H37Rv DNA encoding:
- the rnpA gene encoding ribonuclease P protein component (RnpA (RNaseP protein) (RNase P protein) (protein C5)), with amino-acid sequence MIATPGLFAVLRARNRMRRSADFETTVKHGMRTVRSDMVVYWWRGSGGGPRVGLIIAKSVGSAVERHRVARRLRHVAGSIVKELHPSDHVVIRALPSSRHVSSARLEQQLRCGLRRAVELAGSDR
- the rpmH gene encoding 50S ribosomal protein L34; the protein is MTKGKRTFQPNNRRRARVHGFRLRMRTRAGRSIVSSRRRKGRRTLSA